One part of the Streptococcus sp. oral taxon 431 genome encodes these proteins:
- the glgP gene encoding glycogen/starch/alpha-glucan family phosphorylase: protein MLPLKEFVQNRYNKSIAECSNEELYLALLNYSKLASSQKPVNTGKKKVYYISAEFLIGKLLSNNLINLGLYDEVKKELADAGKELIEIEEVELEPSLGNGGLGRLAACFIDSIATLGLNGDGVGLNYHFGLFQQVLKNNQQETIPNAWLTDQNWLVRSSRSYQVPFAHFTLTSTLYDIDVPGYKTATKNRLRLFDLDSVDSSIIEDGINFDKTDIARNLTLFLYPDDSDKQGELLRIFQQYFMVSNGAQLIIDEAIEKGSNLHDLADYAVVQINDTHPSMVIPELIRLLTERGIELDEAISIVRSMTAYTNHTILAEALEKWPLEFLEEVVPHLVPIIKELDRRVKAEYKDPAVQIIDESGRVHMAHMDIHYGYSVNGVAALHTEILKNSELKAFYDIYPEKFNNKTNGITFRRWLMHANPSLSHYLDEILGREWHHEASKLEDLLSYEDKAAVKEKLESIKAHNKRKLARHLKEHQGVEINTNSIFDIQIKRLHEYKRQQMNALYVIHKYLDIKAGNIPARPITVFFGGKAAPAYTIAQDIIHLILCLSEVIANDPAVAPHLQVVMVENYNVTAASFLIPACDISEQISLASKEASGTGNMKFMLNGALTLGTMDGANVEIAELVGDENIYIFGEDSETVIDLYAKSAYKSSEFYARKAIKPLVDFIVSDAVLAVGKIERLERLYNELINKDWFMTLLDLEDYIKVKEQMLADYEDRDAWLDKVIVNIAKAGFFSSDRTIAQYNEDIWHLN from the coding sequence ATGTTACCATTAAAAGAATTTGTACAAAATCGTTACAATAAATCTATCGCAGAATGTAGCAATGAGGAGCTTTACCTTGCTCTTCTTAACTACAGCAAACTTGCAAGCAGCCAAAAACCAGTGAACACTGGTAAGAAAAAAGTTTACTACATCTCAGCTGAGTTCTTGATTGGTAAACTCTTGTCAAACAACTTGATTAACCTTGGTCTTTATGACGAAGTTAAAAAAGAACTTGCTGACGCAGGTAAAGAGTTGATCGAAATCGAAGAAGTAGAATTGGAACCATCACTTGGTAATGGTGGTTTGGGACGTTTGGCAGCCTGCTTTATCGACTCAATCGCTACACTTGGATTGAACGGTGACGGTGTTGGTTTGAACTACCACTTTGGTCTTTTCCAACAAGTGCTTAAAAACAACCAACAAGAAACTATTCCTAACGCTTGGTTGACTGACCAAAACTGGTTGGTTCGCTCAAGCCGTAGTTACCAAGTGCCATTTGCACACTTTACATTGACATCTACTCTTTACGATATCGATGTACCTGGTTACAAAACTGCTACGAAAAACCGCTTGCGTTTGTTTGACTTGGATTCAGTTGATTCATCTATCATTGAAGATGGCATTAACTTTGATAAGACAGACATCGCTCGCAACTTGACTCTTTTCCTTTACCCAGACGATAGCGACAAACAAGGTGAATTGCTCCGTATCTTCCAACAATACTTCATGGTTTCAAACGGTGCACAATTGATCATCGATGAAGCAATCGAAAAAGGAAGCAACTTGCACGACCTTGCTGACTACGCAGTTGTACAAATCAACGATACTCACCCATCAATGGTGATTCCTGAATTGATCCGTCTTTTGACTGAACGTGGTATCGAACTTGATGAAGCAATCTCTATCGTTCGTAGCATGACTGCTTACACAAACCACACAATCCTTGCTGAAGCCCTTGAAAAATGGCCTCTTGAATTCTTGGAAGAAGTGGTTCCTCACTTGGTACCAATCATCAAAGAATTGGATCGCCGTGTGAAAGCAGAATACAAAGACCCAGCTGTTCAAATCATCGATGAGAGCGGACGTGTTCACATGGCTCACATGGATATCCACTACGGATACAGCGTAAACGGGGTTGCGGCTCTTCACACTGAAATCTTGAAGAACTCAGAGTTGAAAGCTTTCTACGACATCTACCCAGAAAAATTCAACAACAAAACAAACGGTATCACATTCCGTCGTTGGCTTATGCATGCTAACCCAAGCTTGTCTCACTACTTGGATGAAATCCTTGGACGCGAATGGCACCATGAAGCTTCTAAATTGGAAGACCTTCTTTCATACGAAGACAAGGCTGCTGTCAAAGAAAAATTGGAAAGCATCAAAGCTCACAACAAACGTAAATTGGCTCGTCACTTGAAAGAGCACCAAGGTGTGGAAATCAATACAAACTCTATCTTTGATATCCAAATCAAACGTCTTCACGAATACAAACGTCAACAAATGAACGCTTTGTATGTCATCCACAAATACTTGGACATCAAGGCTGGTAACATCCCTGCTCGTCCAATCACAGTATTCTTTGGTGGTAAAGCAGCTCCTGCCTACACTATCGCTCAAGACATCATCCACTTGATCCTTTGCTTGTCAGAAGTCATTGCCAACGATCCAGCAGTAGCTCCACACTTGCAAGTGGTAATGGTTGAAAACTACAACGTTACTGCAGCAAGCTTCTTAATTCCAGCGTGTGATATCTCTGAACAAATCTCACTTGCTTCTAAAGAAGCTTCAGGTACTGGTAACATGAAATTCATGTTGAACGGAGCTTTGACTCTTGGTACTATGGACGGGGCTAACGTGGAAATCGCTGAGTTGGTTGGAGACGAAAACATCTACATCTTTGGTGAAGATTCAGAAACTGTTATCGACCTTTACGCAAAATCAGCTTACAAATCAAGCGAATTCTACGCTCGTAAAGCGATCAAACCATTGGTTGACTTTATCGTGAGCGACGCTGTTCTTGCAGTTGGTAAGATTGAACGTTTGGAACGTCTTTATAACGAATTAATCAACAAAGACTGGTTCATGACTCTTCTTGACTTGGAAGACTACATCAAAGTGAAAGAGCAAATGCTTGCTGACTACGAAGACCGTGACGCATGGTTGGATAAAGTCATCGTTAACATTGCTAAAGCAGGATTCTTCTCATCTGACCGTACAATCGCTCAGTATAACGAAGATATCTGGCACTTGAACTAA
- a CDS encoding putative RNA methyltransferase, translated as MNTNLKPKLQRFASASAFACPVCQENLTLVESSLKCTNRHSFDLAKLGYINLAPQIKQSANYDKENFQNRQQILEAGFYQAILEGISDLLATKPSAKTVLDIGCGEGFYSRKLQESHSDKTFYAFDISKDSVQIAAKSETNWAVNWFVGDLARLPIKDASMDILLDIFSPANYGEFRRVLSQNGILIKVIPTKNHLKEMRQIVQDQLTKKDYSNQDIKVHFQEYFSIQSIQAASLTKSITAEQRQALLSMTPLLFHVDQSKIDWSQLTEITIEAEILVGKAL; from the coding sequence ATGAATACAAACCTCAAACCCAAACTCCAGCGTTTTGCTTCTGCTAGCGCTTTTGCCTGTCCCGTCTGCCAAGAAAACTTGACCTTGGTAGAATCTAGTCTCAAGTGCACCAATCGCCATTCTTTTGACCTAGCAAAATTAGGCTATATCAATCTAGCACCACAAATCAAGCAATCGGCCAACTACGACAAGGAAAATTTCCAAAATCGCCAACAAATCCTAGAAGCTGGATTTTATCAGGCTATTTTAGAAGGTATCTCCGACTTACTAGCCACTAAACCATCTGCAAAAACTGTCTTGGACATCGGTTGTGGCGAAGGCTTCTACTCTCGTAAACTCCAAGAAAGTCACTCTGATAAAACCTTTTATGCCTTTGATATTTCAAAAGATTCGGTCCAAATCGCTGCTAAAAGTGAAACCAACTGGGCAGTCAACTGGTTCGTTGGCGACCTGGCTCGTCTTCCTATAAAAGACGCTAGCATGGATATCCTACTTGATATCTTTTCGCCTGCCAACTACGGTGAATTTCGTCGCGTTTTATCTCAAAACGGTATCTTAATTAAGGTCATTCCTACAAAAAATCACCTTAAAGAAATGCGCCAAATAGTACAGGACCAGCTGACAAAGAAGGACTATTCCAACCAAGATATCAAGGTACACTTCCAAGAATATTTCAGCATCCAATCTATCCAGGCTGCTTCCCTGACCAAATCCATCACCGCAGAGCAAAGACAAGCTTTACTCAGCATGACACCCCTCCTCTTTCACGTTGACCAAAGCAAGATTGATTGGAGCCAACTGACAGAGATTACCATCGAAGCAGAGATTCTGGTCGGAAAAGCACTGTAA
- a CDS encoding DUF6110 family protein encodes MLKEVLTVAKVAKKSSLFLGGVAFGTLGLKILASKEAKKGYSKALAKAYKLKDGLDASVSVVKQHGDDVLQDAKYLYEQEKKEEQLDSLIGE; translated from the coding sequence ATGTTAAAAGAAGTACTAACCGTTGCAAAAGTTGCGAAAAAATCATCACTCTTTTTGGGTGGTGTCGCATTTGGTACCCTTGGTTTGAAAATCTTGGCAAGTAAGGAAGCTAAAAAAGGTTATTCTAAAGCTTTGGCTAAGGCTTACAAGTTGAAAGACGGGCTAGATGCATCTGTTTCTGTTGTGAAACAACATGGAGACGATGTCTTGCAAGATGCCAAATATTTGTACGAGCAAGAGAAAAAAGAAGAGCAATTAGATAGCCTTATAGGAGAATAA